A part of Streptomyces sp. DSM 40750 genomic DNA contains:
- a CDS encoding CBM35 domain-containing protein — protein MAGTLPATGSSAAAAADPQRLTVDLSASEGPVMRGANGALYGLSDDGVPSDAALAPLKITSISQKPEGGAQHPNGDALTVSKSFFRNGGGEINVMMQDIYAKWPYEDLGIDDYLPKVDKIVKEVSADPNSDRFVYIPFNEPDQIWYKLDVSDQAQYEANRDRFFRDWKTVYERIRAVDPDARIAGPNEAGYHTRLLRDFLAFAKRENVLPQVMTWHELGSGSLRDFQGHYDDYRALEREAGIAPLKINIDEYANRRDLSVPGQLVQWVSMFERNKVYANQAYWDAAGNMDGNVVRSNIPNGGWWLFRWYAGLTGDTVKVTPPQANTIDTLQGLASLDTSRRQAQVLLGGSAGDTDVVVQKVPRSLFGRTVTATVAEAAWSGYEGQHATPRVLSRTKVKISEGGTVTVPLRGLHKMSAYRIVLTPGGTGTPSAVSTPWTGSYEAEDAAITDGKVYTQGTVSNANGYAASGTKDVGSLNQATSKVDFTVSVPKDGTYDLAILYGNQSGTPATQKLSVDGGDPVTVTYPSTENWTYRAKKDLTVRLPAGTHRLTLAKGDAEVTLDRIDLTARTAEPAASYEATLADISGKPSYDYSSSAGVGTGALVLRSGDKAVFDVYAPRDGYYRVVPRASAPVRLALHGQSVAAVPDRPLRLYLVAGNNRVTVTAKHTAVRSLDVTGAGSTTGTLSYEGAAATLAGGARLVDSAYASAGSHIGWLGNSADSTAEFTVNAPTTGRYVLVVHYAHNDRRDNGHAYNTDIMSRTADITVGDGEPHKVTFKNTWSWDDYWTVGVPVDLEKGANKVTLGNAGAWAPDIDRIEVGRVVG, from the coding sequence ATGGCAGGCACCCTCCCCGCCACCGGATCGTCGGCGGCGGCTGCCGCCGACCCACAGCGCCTCACCGTCGACCTCTCCGCCTCCGAGGGCCCGGTGATGCGCGGCGCCAACGGCGCGCTGTACGGGCTCAGCGACGACGGGGTGCCCAGTGACGCGGCCCTCGCCCCCCTGAAGATCACCAGCATCTCGCAGAAGCCGGAGGGCGGTGCCCAGCACCCCAACGGCGACGCGCTGACCGTCTCCAAGTCGTTCTTCCGCAACGGCGGCGGCGAGATCAACGTGATGATGCAGGACATCTACGCCAAGTGGCCCTACGAGGACCTCGGCATCGACGACTACCTCCCCAAGGTCGACAAGATCGTCAAGGAGGTATCGGCCGACCCGAACAGCGACCGTTTCGTCTACATCCCGTTCAACGAGCCCGACCAGATCTGGTACAAGCTGGACGTCTCCGACCAGGCGCAGTACGAGGCCAACCGCGACCGGTTCTTCAGGGACTGGAAGACGGTGTACGAGCGCATCCGGGCCGTCGACCCCGACGCGCGGATCGCCGGCCCCAACGAAGCCGGCTATCACACACGCCTGTTGAGGGACTTCCTCGCCTTCGCCAAGCGCGAGAACGTCCTGCCCCAGGTGATGACCTGGCACGAGCTGGGCTCCGGCTCGCTGCGGGACTTCCAGGGGCACTACGACGACTACCGCGCCCTGGAGCGGGAAGCGGGCATAGCCCCCCTGAAGATCAACATCGACGAGTACGCCAACCGCCGTGACCTCTCCGTCCCCGGCCAACTCGTCCAGTGGGTCTCGATGTTCGAGCGGAACAAGGTGTACGCCAACCAGGCCTACTGGGACGCCGCCGGCAACATGGACGGCAACGTCGTCCGCTCCAACATCCCCAACGGCGGCTGGTGGCTCTTCCGCTGGTACGCGGGACTCACCGGCGACACCGTCAAGGTGACCCCGCCGCAGGCCAACACCATCGACACCCTCCAGGGACTCGCCTCCCTCGACACCTCCCGCCGCCAGGCCCAGGTCCTGCTCGGCGGCTCCGCAGGCGACACGGACGTCGTGGTCCAGAAGGTCCCCCGCTCCCTCTTCGGCCGCACGGTCACCGCGACCGTCGCCGAGGCCGCCTGGTCCGGCTACGAGGGGCAGCACGCGACCCCGCGCGTCCTCTCCCGTACGAAGGTGAAGATCTCGGAGGGCGGCACGGTGACCGTCCCGCTGCGCGGCCTGCACAAGATGTCCGCCTACCGCATCGTCCTCACCCCCGGTGGCACCGGCACCCCCTCCGCCGTCTCCACCCCCTGGACCGGTTCCTACGAGGCCGAGGACGCCGCGATCACCGACGGCAAGGTCTACACCCAGGGCACGGTCAGCAACGCCAACGGCTACGCGGCCTCCGGCACCAAGGACGTCGGCTCGCTCAACCAGGCCACCAGCAAGGTCGACTTCACCGTGTCGGTCCCGAAGGACGGCACGTACGACCTGGCGATCCTGTACGGCAACCAGTCCGGGACCCCGGCCACCCAGAAGCTGTCGGTCGACGGCGGCGACCCGGTCACCGTCACCTACCCCTCCACCGAGAACTGGACCTACCGCGCCAAGAAGGACCTCACCGTCCGACTCCCGGCGGGCACCCACCGGCTGACCCTCGCCAAGGGCGACGCCGAGGTCACCCTCGACCGCATCGACCTCACCGCCCGCACCGCCGAGCCCGCCGCCTCGTACGAGGCCACGCTCGCCGACATCAGCGGGAAGCCGTCGTACGACTACTCCTCGTCGGCCGGTGTCGGCACCGGCGCGCTCGTGCTGCGCTCCGGTGACAAGGCGGTCTTCGACGTGTACGCCCCGCGAGACGGCTACTACCGCGTGGTGCCCCGGGCGTCGGCACCGGTGAGGCTCGCCCTGCACGGCCAGTCGGTGGCGGCGGTGCCGGACCGCCCGCTGCGGCTGTACCTCGTCGCGGGCAACAACCGCGTCACCGTGACCGCCAAGCACACCGCCGTCCGCTCCCTCGACGTCACGGGTGCGGGATCGACCACCGGCACGCTCTCCTACGAGGGCGCCGCGGCCACGCTCGCGGGCGGGGCCAGGCTGGTCGACTCGGCGTACGCCTCGGCCGGTTCCCACATCGGCTGGCTCGGCAACAGCGCGGACAGCACCGCCGAGTTCACGGTGAACGCGCCCACCACCGGCCGCTACGTCCTGGTCGTCCACTACGCGCACAACGACCGCCGCGACAACGGCCACGCCTACAACACCGACATCATGTCCCGTACGGCGGACATCACGGTCGGGGACGGTGAGCCGCACAAGGTCACCTTCAAGAACACCTGGAGCTGGGACGACTACTGGACGGTGGGCGTCCCCGTCGACCTGGAGAAGGGTGCCAACAAGGTGACCCTCGGCAACGCGGGCGCCTGGGCGCCGGACATCGACCGGATCGAGGTGGGCCGGGTCGTCGGCTAG
- a CDS encoding sulfotransferase family protein, with the protein MSSVPLPLTLANLLLRPTLGSRRDPDKVFERIVVKAGQTEGDEEFTDGFRFLLRHWAGDADLTPVGWQSAQAHLRRHLTNRARVRQLIAEHPEIEREPIEKPVFVVGLPRTATTLTHGVLSISDEHRCPLLWELFAPDLYASPAPRRKAITSTRRWVSGLNLFAPRFQDIHPMTAEGPEECTFILPHALVPLSQARIPAYQTWHFERDFVPDYGYLKQVYQVLQYGRPRRRWMLKSPMHLGNLDALRAVFPDATIVWTHRDPATVVASFCSLVEQGMIGTLSPLDLHVLGAQWLELLSRSMERALAARAAIPRETLVDVPYSWLGSDPATGAPKLYEAVGARWTDADAARLPGIVARPKGSRPHRYDLARYGLTRADIESAFADYNALRAEVDRN; encoded by the coding sequence ATGTCCTCCGTCCCCCTGCCCCTCACACTGGCCAATCTGTTACTCCGGCCCACGCTCGGCTCCCGGCGCGACCCCGACAAGGTCTTCGAGCGGATCGTCGTCAAGGCCGGGCAGACGGAGGGGGACGAGGAGTTCACCGACGGCTTCCGGTTCCTGCTGCGGCACTGGGCGGGCGACGCGGACCTGACGCCGGTCGGCTGGCAGTCCGCACAGGCCCATCTGCGCAGGCATCTCACCAACCGGGCCCGGGTCCGGCAGCTCATCGCCGAGCACCCCGAGATCGAGCGGGAGCCCATCGAGAAGCCGGTGTTCGTGGTCGGCCTGCCGCGCACCGCCACCACGCTCACCCACGGCGTGCTGTCGATCTCGGACGAGCACCGCTGCCCGCTGCTGTGGGAGTTGTTCGCGCCCGACCTCTACGCGTCGCCCGCGCCGCGGAGGAAGGCGATCACGTCCACGCGCCGGTGGGTCAGCGGCCTCAACCTGTTCGCCCCGCGCTTCCAGGACATCCACCCCATGACCGCCGAGGGCCCCGAGGAGTGCACCTTCATCCTGCCGCACGCCCTGGTGCCCCTGTCGCAGGCCCGCATACCGGCGTACCAGACCTGGCACTTCGAGCGGGACTTCGTCCCGGACTACGGCTACCTCAAGCAGGTCTACCAGGTGCTCCAGTACGGCCGCCCGCGCCGCCGCTGGATGCTGAAGTCCCCCATGCACCTCGGAAACCTCGACGCACTGCGCGCCGTCTTCCCCGACGCCACGATCGTCTGGACCCACCGTGACCCGGCGACCGTCGTCGCGTCGTTCTGCAGCCTGGTCGAGCAGGGCATGATCGGCACCCTCAGCCCGCTCGACCTGCACGTCCTCGGCGCCCAGTGGCTCGAACTGCTGAGCCGCTCCATGGAGCGCGCGCTCGCGGCCCGGGCCGCCATCCCCCGCGAGACGCTGGTGGACGTCCCGTACTCCTGGCTCGGCTCCGACCCGGCCACGGGTGCCCCGAAGCTCTACGAGGCCGTCGGGGCCCGGTGGACCGACGCCGACGCCGCCCGGCTCCCCGGGATCGTGGCCCGCCCCAAGGGCAGCCGCCCCCACCGCTACGACCTGGCGCGCTACGGCCTGACCCGCGCCGACATCGAGTCCGCGTTCGCCGACTACAACGCACTGCGGGCCGAGGTCGACCGGAACTGA
- a CDS encoding AI-2E family transporter has product MWSALTLLVTGVVSVGVWICVTFQTAVTPVLIALLGTALLGPLHRRLVAMRFNKSLAAGLTCAAVIVVMGGAAYIVVAALIDTGDQIISSLRDAAKSLSDEFGLAGTSVDDLAKNAKELLSKFGGTAASGVLSGVSAVSEFVTMAILAMLLMFFFLRDSDKAVASLHSLAPRGSGDTLEVMARRAFRAIEGYMRGTTLIAFIDAACIAIGLLILQVPGAVGLGALVFVGAYIPYLGAFLSGAVAILVAFADRGLVTALWAVGVVFAVQILEGNVLQPMIHSRTVQMHPAAILLALTAGASIAGILGMLLAVPLTAAASGVLSELRARYGDGAGTTAPQGTTEVARATA; this is encoded by the coding sequence GTGTGGAGCGCGCTCACGCTGCTGGTGACCGGTGTCGTGTCCGTGGGCGTGTGGATCTGCGTGACGTTCCAGACCGCGGTCACACCCGTGCTGATCGCGCTGCTCGGTACGGCGCTGCTCGGCCCGCTCCACCGGCGGCTGGTCGCGATGAGGTTCAACAAGTCCCTTGCCGCCGGGCTGACTTGTGCGGCCGTGATCGTGGTGATGGGCGGGGCCGCGTACATCGTGGTGGCCGCGCTGATCGACACCGGTGACCAGATCATCTCGTCGCTGCGGGACGCGGCGAAGTCGCTGAGCGACGAGTTCGGGCTGGCGGGGACGTCGGTGGACGACCTCGCGAAGAACGCGAAGGAACTGCTGTCGAAGTTCGGCGGCACCGCGGCCTCCGGGGTGCTCAGCGGGGTCAGCGCGGTCAGTGAGTTCGTCACGATGGCGATCCTGGCGATGCTGCTGATGTTCTTCTTCCTGCGGGACTCCGACAAGGCGGTCGCGTCCCTGCACTCGCTCGCGCCGCGCGGCAGCGGTGACACCCTGGAGGTGATGGCCCGGCGCGCGTTCCGGGCGATCGAGGGCTATATGCGGGGCACGACGCTCATCGCCTTCATCGACGCCGCCTGTATCGCCATCGGCCTGCTGATCCTCCAGGTGCCGGGCGCCGTCGGCCTCGGCGCGCTGGTGTTCGTCGGCGCGTACATCCCGTATCTCGGCGCGTTCCTGTCGGGCGCGGTGGCGATCCTCGTCGCGTTCGCGGACCGCGGCCTGGTGACGGCGCTGTGGGCGGTCGGTGTGGTCTTCGCGGTGCAGATCCTCGAAGGCAACGTGCTCCAGCCGATGATCCACAGCCGGACCGTGCAGATGCACCCGGCGGCGATCCTGCTGGCCCTCACGGCGGGCGCCTCCATCGCCGGCATCCTCGGCATGCTCCTCGCGGTGCCGCTCACCGCGGCGGCGTCCGGTGTGCTGTCGGAGCTGCGGGCCCGGTACGGGGACGGGGCGGGGACCACGGCGCCCCAGGGGACGACGGAGGTCGCCCGGGCGACAGCGTGA